One Saccharomyces mikatae IFO 1815 strain IFO1815 genome assembly, chromosome: 16 genomic region harbors:
- the DBF20 gene encoding serine/threonine-protein kinase DBF20 (similar to Saccharomyces cerevisiae DBF2 (YGR092W) and DBF20 (YPR111W); ancestral locus Anc_3.430), translated as MFSRSDREVDDLTSNMGHLGFHDLNIPKTTSPKMQYRPDRKSENWKNSSGLSSSYKPCDFNDQDTSKPHISLNHSPKKLPKDFHERASQNTTQRVVNVCQLYFLDYYCDMFDYVISRRQRTKQVLRYLEQQRGVKNIPNAVLNEEWALYLLKEHEVLRKRRLKPKHKDFQILTQVGQGGYGQVYLAKKKDSNEICALKILNKKLLFKLNETNHVLTERDILTTTRSDWLVKLLYAFQDSESLYLAMEFVPGGDFRTLLINTRILKSGHARFYISEMFCAVNALHELGYTHRDLKPENFLIDATGHVKLTDFGLAAGTVSNERIESMKIRLEEVKNLEFPAFTERSIEDRRKIYHKMRKTEINYANSMVGSPDYMALEVLEGKKYDFTVDYWSLGCMLFESLVGYTPFSGSSTNETYENLRYWKKTLRRPRTEDGRAAFSDRTWDLIIRLIADPINRVRSFEQVRKMPYFVEINFGTLRRSSPPFVPQLDDETDAGYFDDFTNEEDMAKYADVFKRQSKLSAMVDDSAVDSKLVGFTFRHKDGKQGSSGILYNGSEHSDPFSTFY; from the coding sequence ATGTTTTCACGAAGTGATCGAGAAGTAGACGACTTAACTAGTAATATGGGTCATTTGGGGTTCCATGATCTGAATATCCCCAAAACTACTTCTCCTAAAATGCAATATAGACCTGATAGAAAGAGcgaaaattggaaaaattcttcAGGACTTTCGTCTTCATATAAACCGTGCGATTTTAATGATCAAGATACCTCCAAACCCcacatttctttgaatcATTCACCTAAGAAGTTACCAAAGGATTTTCACGAACGTGCTTCCCAAAACACGACCCAGAGAGTTGTGAATGTATGTCAACTATATTTTCTAGATTATTACTGTGATATGTTTGATTACGTGATCAGCAGAAGACAACGTACCAAGCAGGTATTAAGATATCTCGAGCAACAAAGGGGTGTTAAAAATATCCCTAATGCGGTTTTAAATGAGGAATGGGCTTTGTATTTGCTAAAGGAACACGAAGTattaaggaaaagaagactGAAACCTAAGCACAAAGATTTCCAGATACTCACACAAGTTGGACAGGGCGGGTATGGGCAAGTTTATCtggcaaagaagaaagacaGTAATGAAATCTGTGCtctgaaaatattgaacaagaaactTTTATTTAAACTAAACGAGACGAATCATGTCCTTACTGAAAGAGACATACTAACCACAACTAGATCTGACTGGCTTGTGAAATTACTTTATGCATTTCAGGATTCAGAGAGTCTATATTTGGCAATGGAATTTGTACCTGGCGGTGATTTCCGCACTTTGTTAATCAATACAAGAATCTTGAAGAGCGGTCACGCAAGGTTTTACATCAGCGAAATGTTTTGTGCTGTGAACGCATTGCATGAACTTGGTTATACTCACCGAGATTTGAAGCCAGAAAATTTCTTAATTGATGCCACAGGACATGTTAAACTGACGGATTTTGGACTAGCAGCTGGAACTGTATcaaatgaaagaattgaaagtATGAAGATACGCCTAGAAGaagtaaaaaatttggaatttCCTGCCTTTACAGAAAGATCTATTGAGGATAGAAGGAAAATATATCACAAAATGAGGAAGACAGAAATAAATTATGCTAATTCTATGGTCGGTTCACCTGATTACATGGCCCTGGAAGTTCTTGAAGGCAAAAAGTACGACTTCACAGTGGATTATTGGTCATTAGGCTGTATGCTCTTTGAAAGTTTGGTTGGATATACCCCTTTCAGTGGTTCTTCTACTAATGAAACCTACGAAAATTTGAGGTACTGGAAAAAAACTCTAAGGAGACCCCGAACTGAGGATGGGAGGGCAGCATTCTCAGACAGAACTTGGGATTTAATAATCAGATTGATAGCTGACCCTATCAACAGAGTACGATCTTTTGAACAGGTTCGCAAAATGCCTTACTTTGTGGAAATCAATTTCGGAACCTTGAGAAGAAGTTCGCCGCCGTTTGTTCCTCAATTAGATGATGAAACAGATGCCGGCtattttgatgattttacgaatgaagaagatatgGCGAAATATGCAGACGTCTTTAAAAGACAGAGTAAATTGAGTGCAATGGTTGATGATTCTGCTGTAGATTCTAAATTAGTCGGTTTTACCTTTAGACATAAAGATGGTAAACAAGGCTCCAGTGGAATACTTTACAATGGTTCAGAACATTCTGACCCCTTCTCAACTTTTTATTAA
- the GLD1 gene encoding Gld1p (similar to Saccharomyces cerevisiae YPR109W; ancestral locus Anc_3.427): protein MDNFESNVEESLTAGNIRVYELRKRNFQRNLVNNLSFFGYVLISLEYIKYDRTVWTLLTRAIVQSLISSPFPSDAKLRRLATVGADNNNNTTGGTTFPGGRSIRLPGMFGREMLDNPSSQTEQDYDDAAIVSIKKQIRKFLFHGCLSLNMLFILLTVLFPIDFMEPLSGNAPMNDGPKNTPSPFSNSNGLLLGERRGGLFLQMIGERLPRSNFSGNLGLVVIEFSILVVQFTLFSLTCVVLADLDFQDPERLESVKSDGYDGSVLVARIPLNKTLNTVLSGGDTNDIDENTSNPV, encoded by the coding sequence ATggataattttgaaagtaaTGTTGAAGAAAGCTTAACTGCAGGAAACATTCGAGTGTATGAACtacgaaaaagaaactttcaaagaaatttggTAAATAACTTGAGCTTTTTCGGGTATGTTCTGATATCTTTGGAATATATAAAGTATGACCGTACCGTCTGGACCCTCTTAACCAGGGCAATAGTGCAATCTCTCATAAGTTCCCCCTTTCCAAGTGATGCAAAATTACGAAGGCTTGCGACTGTTGGTGcagataataataataatacaacTGGGGGTACAACGTTTCCAGGTGGCAGATCAATCAGGCTTCCTGGAATGTTTGGGAGAGAAATGCTTGATAATCCTTCTAGTCAAACTGAACAAGACTATGACGATGCCGCTATTGTATCTATAAAAAAGCAAATTCGGAAGTTTTTATTCCATGGTTGCTTATCATTGAATATGctctttattcttttaacTGTCTTATTTCCAATCGATTTCATGGAACCATTGAGTGGTAACGCGCCAATGAATGATGGTCCTAAAAATACTCCCTCACCTTTTTCTAATTCAAATGGCCTACTATTGGGTGAGAGAAGAGGTGGACTTTTCTTACAGATGATCGGAGAACGATTGCCAAGAAGTAACTTTTCCGGGAATTTGGGGCTGGTGGTGATCGAATTTAGCATCCTTGTAGTACAGTTcacattattttcattgacATGTGTTGTTTTGGCAGATTTGGATTTCCAAGATCCGGAAAGACTAGAATCTGTAAAAAGCGATGGCTATGATGGTTCCGTACTAGTTGCACGAATACCTTTAAACAAAACTTTGAATACCGTTTTAAGCGGTGGCGATACcaatgatattgatgagAACACAAGCAACCCTGTTTAA
- the RPC40 gene encoding DNA-directed RNA polymerase core subunit RPC40 (similar to Saccharomyces cerevisiae RPC40 (YPR110C); ancestral locus Anc_3.428), translating to MSNIVGIEYNRVTNTTSTDFPGFSKDGENEWDVEKFKQDFEVNISSLDAREANFDLINIDTSIANAFRRIMISEVPSVAAEYVYFFNNTSVIQDEVLAHRIGLVPLKVDPDMLTWVDSNLPDDEKFTDENTIVLSLNVKCTRNPDAPKGSTDPKELYNNAHVYARDLKFEPQGKQSTTFADFPVVPADPDILLAKLRPGQEISLKAHCILGIGGDHAKFSPVSTASYRLLPQINILQPIKGESARRFQKCFPPGVIGIDESSDEVYVKDARKDTVSREVLRYDEFADKVKLGRVRNHFIFNVESAGAMTPEEIFFKSVRILKNKAEYLKNCPITQ from the coding sequence ATGTCAAACATTGTGGGTATTGAATATAATCGTGTTACAAATACAACTTCCACTGATTTTCCcggtttttcaaaagatggAGAAAATGAGTGGGATgtggaaaaattcaaacagGACTTTGAGGTtaatatttcttcattggACGCAAGAGAGGCAAATTTCGACTTGATTAACATTGATACATCAATTGCAAATGCTTTTCGTCGCATAATGATTTCTGAAGTTCCATCTGTGGCTGCTGAATATGtctattttttcaacaatacATCTGTCATTCAGGATGAGGTTTTGGCTCATAGAATAGGTTTGGTTCCATTAAAAGTTGATCCGGATATGCTCACATGGGTTGATAGTAATTTACcagatgatgaaaagtttACAGATGAAAATACTATTGTTTTGAGTTTGAACGTGAAGTGCACAAGAAACCCAGATGCGCCAAAGGGATCTACAGATCCAAAGGAGCTGTATAATAATGCGCATGTCTACGCTCGTGATTTGAAGTTTGAACCTCAGGGTAAACAATCTACCACATTTGCTGATTTTCCAGTTGTTCCAGCAGATCCTGATATTTTGCTAGCTAAACTAAGGCCTGGTCAAGAAATCTCATTGAAAGCTCACTGCATCTTAGGTATTGGTGGTGATCATGCTAAATTTTCGCCTGTTTCCACCGCTTCTTATAGATTACTACCTCAGATCAACATCCTGCAGCCAATCAAAGGTGAAAGTGCTAgaagatttcaaaaatgttttCCACCAGGTGTCATTGGTATTGATGAAAGTTCAGATGAAGTATACGTAAAAGATGCTAGAAAGGATACAGTTTCCAGGGAAGTTTTAAGATATGATGAGTTTGCTGATAAAGTCAAATTAGGAAGGGTAAGAAACCACTTTATCTTTAACGTAGAAAGCGCTGGTGCTATGACGCCggaagaaattttcttcaaatctgttagaattttgaaaaataaagctgaatatttgaaaaactgCCCAATTACTCAATAA
- the RPN7 gene encoding proteasome regulatory particle lid subunit RPN7 (similar to Saccharomyces cerevisiae RPN7 (YPR108W); ancestral locus Anc_3.423) — MVDVEQKSKEVEYVDPSVNRVPNYEVSEKAFLLTQQKVSMEQRREAADFVLAKIKEEEMAPYYKYLCEDYLVKNGESDLDHDEKSGSSSEWIRFDQQLYDELRKKNESKIKELNEKIQKLEEDDEGELEQAQAWINLGEYYAQIGDKDNAEKTLGKSLSKAISTGAKIDVMLTIARLGFFYNDQLYVKEKLEAVNSMIEKGGDWERRNRYKTYYGIHCLAVRNFKEAAKLLVDSLATFTSIELTSYESIATYASVTGLFTLERTDLKSKVIDSPELLSLISTTAALQSISSLTISLYASDYASYFPYLLETYDNVLIPCKYLNKHADFFVREMRRKVYAQLLDSYKTLSLKSMASAFGVSVAFLDNDLGKFIPNKQLNCVIDRVNGIVETNRPDNKNAQYHLLVKQGDGLLTKLQKYGAAVRLTGSDRI, encoded by the coding sequence ATGGTAGATGTGgaacaaaaaagtaaagaggTTGAGTATGTTGACCCATCAGTGAATAGAGTGCCTAATTATGAGGTATCTGAAAAGGCATTTCTTTTGACACAACAAAAAGTTAGTATGGAACAGCGTAGAGAAGCAGCAGATTTCGTTTTAGCTAAGATTAAGGAGGAAGAAATGGCCCCTTATTACAAGTACCTTTGTGAGGATTATCTCGTTAAAAATGGCGAATCTGATTTAGACCACGATGAAAAGTCAGGTTCTTCTAGCGAATGGATCAGATTTGACCAGCAGTTATACGATGAGCTGcgcaaaaaaaatgaaagtaagattaaagaattgaatgaaaagattcAGAAATTGGAGGAAGACGATGAAGGTGAGCTAGAACAAGCCCAAGCATGGATTAATTTGGGTGAATACTACGCACAAATTGGTGACAAAGATAATGCTGAAAAAACGTTAGGGAAATCACTATCAAAGGCTATTTCCACTGGGGCAAAAATTGATGTTATGTTGACAATTGCAAGGTTAGGGTTCTTTTATAATGATCAACTTTATGTCAAGGAAAAATTGGAGGCAGTCAATTCAATGATTGAAAAAGGTGGTGATTGGGAGAGAAGAAACAGATATAAAACATACTACGGTATCCACTGTTTGGCTGTAAGAAACTTTAAGGAGGCGGCAAAGTTGTTGGTCGATTCTTTAGCAACTTTCACGTCCATTGAATTAACTTCATATGAAAGTATTGCAACATATGCATCGGTTACAGGTTTGTTTACGCTAGAAAGGACAGACCTAAAATCCAAAGTGATTGATTCTCCAGAATTGTTATCCTTAATCTCAACAACCGCCGCTCTACAATCCATCTCATCCTTAACAATTTCTCTCTATGCGTCAGATTATGCGAGTTACTTTCCCTATCTTTTGGAAACATATGATAATGTTTTGATTCCATGTAAATATTTGAACAAGCACGCCGATTTCTTTGTCAGAGAAATGAGAAGAAAGGTTTATGCACAGTTATTGGATTCGTATAAGACTCTGTCTTTAAAATCTATGGCCAGTGCGTTTGGTGTTTCTGTTGCATTTTTGGACAACGATCTAGGTAAGTTTATTCCAAATAAGCAACTGAATTGCGTTATTGATAGAGTGAATGGGATCGTGGAGACCAATAGGCCTGATAACAAGAATGCTCAATACCATTTGCTAGTTAAACAAGGTGACGGCTTATTAACAAAACTACAAAAATATGGTGCAGCAGTGAGATTGACCGGATCGGACCgtatttga